A single genomic interval of Juglans regia cultivar Chandler chromosome 1, Walnut 2.0, whole genome shotgun sequence harbors:
- the LOC109006048 gene encoding thioredoxin-like protein 4B — MSYLMTTLTKKREVDTIIRDTIDKVLVLRFGRASDPVCLHLDDLLRKSSREVSKFATVALVDIDSEEIQVYVNYFDISFIPSTIFFFNAHHMKMDSGTADHTKWVGAFQKKQDFIDVVEAIYRGAMKGKLIVSCPLPSERIPKYQLLYKDV; from the exons ATGAGTTACCTAATGACGACGCTGACGAAAAAGCGAGAGGTGGACACAATCATTAGAGACACCATTGACAAGGTCCTCGTCCTCCGTTTTGGCCGTGCTTCCGACCCTGTCTGTCTCCATCTTGACGACCTC CTTCGTAAATCCTCTCGGGAGGTCTCTAAGTTTGCGACGGTAGCACTCGTAGATATCGATTCCGAGGAAATTCAAGTTTATGTCAACTATTTTGACATTTCTTTTATACCTTccactattttcttcttcaatgcTCACCACATGAAGATGGATTCTGG TACTGCAGATCATACTAAATGGGTAGGTGCATTTCAGAAGAAGCAAGATTTCATTGATGTTGTTGAG GCAATATATAGAGGGGCCATGAAAGGCAAGCTGATAGTGAGTTGCCCTCTGCCTTCAGAGCGAATACCAAAGTATCAATTGTTGTACAAGGATGTGTAG